The following are encoded together in the Perca fluviatilis chromosome 23, GENO_Pfluv_1.0, whole genome shotgun sequence genome:
- the LOC120553389 gene encoding dynamin-1-like protein isoform X1, with protein MEALIPVINKLQDVFNTVGADIIQLPQIAVVGTQSSGKSSVLESLVGRDLLPRGTGIVTRRPLILQLVNVDPGDARKNDDSGREGDEWGKFLHTKNQIFTDFEEIRQEIENETARISGNNKGISDDPIHLKIFSPHVVNLTLVDLPGITKVPVGDQPNDIEVQIKDLILKHISNPNCIILAVTAANTDMATSEALKVAREVDPDGRRTLAVVTKLDLMDAGTDAMDVLMGRVIPVKLGLIGVVNRSQLDINNKKSVADAIRDEHAFLQKKYPSLANRNGTKYLARTLNRLLMHHIRDCLPELKTRINVLAAQYQSLLSSYGEPVEDQSATLLQLITKFATEYCNTIEGTAKYIETAELCGGARICYIFHETFGRTLESVDPLGGLSTIDILTAIRNATGPRPSLFVPEISFELLVKKQVKRLEEPSLRCVELVHEEMQRIIQHCSNYSTQELQRFPKLHEAIVEVVTCLLRKRLPITNEMVHNLVAIELAYINTKHPDFADACGVMNNNIEEQRRNRMRELPAAVPRDKSVGKGPAGPTVVSGEPGADMDGAKAPITGPQGEQDGTGNWRGMLKKGEEAPGSGPGSPLKGVVNLLDVPVPVARKLSSREQRDCEVIERLIKSYFLIVRKNIQDSVPKAVMHFLVNHVKDSLQSELVGQLYKSGLLNDLLTESEDMAQRRKEAADMLQALQKASQVIAEIRETHMW; from the exons ATGGAGGCTCTTATCCCCGTAATAAACAAGCTCCAAGATGTATTCAACACAGTGGGAGCGGATATCATACAACTGCCGCAGATAGCAGTGGTGGGGACTCAG AGCAGTGGTAAGAGCTCAGTGCTGGAAAGCCTGGTGGGCAGGGACCTGCTGCCCCGTGGGACTGGTATCGTAACCAGGCGACCTCTCATCCTCCAGCTGGTCAATGTAGATCCTGGAGATGCAAGGAAAAATGATGACAGTG GCAGAGAAGGTGACGAGTGGGGCAAgtttctgcacacaaaaaatCAG ATCTTCACAGATTTTGAAGAAATCAGGCaagaaattgaaaatgaaacagCACGAATATCAGGCAATAATAAG GGGATCAGCGATGATCCCATTCATCTGAAGATATTTTCTCCTCACGTTGTCAACCTCACTCTGGTGGATCTGCCGGGAATTACTAAG GTGCCCGTGGGTGATCAGCCTAATGACATCGAGGTTCAGATAAAGGATCTAATCCTGAAGCACATCTCCAACCCCAACTGCATCATCCTGGCTGTCACTGCGGCTAACACAGACATGGCCACCTCAGAGGCCCTCAAGGTGGCCCGGGAGGTCGACCCTGAcg GCAGGAGGACACTGGCTGTGGTGACTAAGCTGGACCTGATGGACGCCGGCACTGATGCTATGGACGTACTGATGGGCAGAGTCATTCCTGTCAAACTGGGCCTCATTGGAGTAGTCAACAG GAGCCAGCTGGACATCAACAATAAAAAGTCTGTGGCCGATGCCATTCGTGACGAACATGCTTTCCTGCAGAAGAAGTATCCCTCTCTCGCCAACAGAAACGGAACCAAATACCTGGCCCGAACCCTTAACAG GTTACTGATGCATCACATCCGAGACTGCCTCCCTGAGCTGAAGACACGGATCAACGTCCTGGCAGCCCAGTATCAGTCCCTGCTCAGCAGCTACGGCGAACCTGTGGAAGACCAAAGTGCCACCTTGCTCCAGCTCATCACCAAGTTCGCCACAGAATACTGCAACACCATAGAGGGCACAGCCAAATACATCGAGACGGCAGAGCT GTGTGGTGGAGCCCGAATTTGTTACATATTCCATGAGACTTTTGGCAGAACATTGGAGTCTGTGGATCCTTTGGGAGGACTCAGCACCATAGACATCCTAACCGCCATAAGGAACGCAACA GGCCCACGTCCGTCCCTGTTTGTGCCCGAGATTTCCTTCGAGCTGTTGGTGAAGAAGCAGGTGAAACGCCTGGAGGAGCCCAGTTTGCGCTGCGTGGAGCTGGTCCACGAGGAGATGCAGAGGATCATCCAGCACTGCAGCAACTACAGCACACAG GAGCTGCAGAGATTTCCCAAGCTGCATGAGGCCATTGTGGAAGTAGTCACTTGCCTCCTGAGGAAGAGACTGCCTATCACCAATGAGATG GTGCATAACTTGGTGGCAATAGAGCTGGCCTACATCAACACCAAACATCCCGACTTTGCAGATGCCTGTGGGGTCATGAATAACAATATAGAG GAGCAAAGGAGAAACAGGATGAGGGAGCTGCCTGCTGCCGTGCCCAGGGATAAG TCTGTTGGCAAAGGCCCGGCTGGCCCAACTGTGGTTTCTGGCGAGCCTGGAGCAGACATGGATGGTGCCAAG GCTCCAATAACAGGACCCCAGGGTGAGCAGGACGGCACAGGGAACTGGAGGGGGATGCtgaagaaaggagaggaagcCCCCGGCTCCGGACCTGGAAGCCCCCTTAAAGGAGTTGTCAATCTGCTTGATGTG CCCGTGCCGGTTGCCAGGAAACTGTCGTCACGTGAGCAGCGGGACTGTGAGGTCATCGAGCGCCTCATCAAGTCTTACTTCCTCATCGTTCGCAAGAATATCCAGGACAG TGTGCCGAAGGCAGTGATGCACTTCCTGGTCAACCATGTGAAGGACAGCCTCCAGAGCGAGCTTGTCGGCCAGCTGTATAAATCTGGCCTCCTCAACGATCTGCTGACTGAATCAGAGGACATGGCCCAGCGGCGCAAGGAGGCCGCAGACATGCTACAG GCGTTGCAAAAAGCTAGCCAGGTGATCGCTGAGATCAGGGAAACACATATGTGGTGA
- the LOC120553389 gene encoding dynamin-1-like protein isoform X2 encodes MEALIPVINKLQDVFNTVGADIIQLPQIAVVGTQSSGKSSVLESLVGRDLLPRGTGIVTRRPLILQLVNVDPGDARKNDDSGREGDEWGKFLHTKNQIFTDFEEIRQEIENETARISGNNKGISDDPIHLKIFSPHVVNLTLVDLPGITKVPVGDQPNDIEVQIKDLILKHISNPNCIILAVTAANTDMATSEALKVAREVDPDGRRTLAVVTKLDLMDAGTDAMDVLMGRVIPVKLGLIGVVNRSQLDINNKKSVADAIRDEHAFLQKKYPSLANRNGTKYLARTLNRLLMHHIRDCLPELKTRINVLAAQYQSLLSSYGEPVEDQSATLLQLITKFATEYCNTIEGTAKYIETAELCGGARICYIFHETFGRTLESVDPLGGLSTIDILTAIRNATGPRPSLFVPEISFELLVKKQVKRLEEPSLRCVELVHEEMQRIIQHCSNYSTQELQRFPKLHEAIVEVVTCLLRKRLPITNEMVHNLVAIELAYINTKHPDFADACGVMNNNIEEQRRNRMRELPAAVPRDKAPITGPQGEQDGTGNWRGMLKKGEEAPGSGPGSPLKGVVNLLDVPVPVARKLSSREQRDCEVIERLIKSYFLIVRKNIQDSVPKAVMHFLVNHVKDSLQSELVGQLYKSGLLNDLLTESEDMAQRRKEAADMLQALQKASQVIAEIRETHMW; translated from the exons ATGGAGGCTCTTATCCCCGTAATAAACAAGCTCCAAGATGTATTCAACACAGTGGGAGCGGATATCATACAACTGCCGCAGATAGCAGTGGTGGGGACTCAG AGCAGTGGTAAGAGCTCAGTGCTGGAAAGCCTGGTGGGCAGGGACCTGCTGCCCCGTGGGACTGGTATCGTAACCAGGCGACCTCTCATCCTCCAGCTGGTCAATGTAGATCCTGGAGATGCAAGGAAAAATGATGACAGTG GCAGAGAAGGTGACGAGTGGGGCAAgtttctgcacacaaaaaatCAG ATCTTCACAGATTTTGAAGAAATCAGGCaagaaattgaaaatgaaacagCACGAATATCAGGCAATAATAAG GGGATCAGCGATGATCCCATTCATCTGAAGATATTTTCTCCTCACGTTGTCAACCTCACTCTGGTGGATCTGCCGGGAATTACTAAG GTGCCCGTGGGTGATCAGCCTAATGACATCGAGGTTCAGATAAAGGATCTAATCCTGAAGCACATCTCCAACCCCAACTGCATCATCCTGGCTGTCACTGCGGCTAACACAGACATGGCCACCTCAGAGGCCCTCAAGGTGGCCCGGGAGGTCGACCCTGAcg GCAGGAGGACACTGGCTGTGGTGACTAAGCTGGACCTGATGGACGCCGGCACTGATGCTATGGACGTACTGATGGGCAGAGTCATTCCTGTCAAACTGGGCCTCATTGGAGTAGTCAACAG GAGCCAGCTGGACATCAACAATAAAAAGTCTGTGGCCGATGCCATTCGTGACGAACATGCTTTCCTGCAGAAGAAGTATCCCTCTCTCGCCAACAGAAACGGAACCAAATACCTGGCCCGAACCCTTAACAG GTTACTGATGCATCACATCCGAGACTGCCTCCCTGAGCTGAAGACACGGATCAACGTCCTGGCAGCCCAGTATCAGTCCCTGCTCAGCAGCTACGGCGAACCTGTGGAAGACCAAAGTGCCACCTTGCTCCAGCTCATCACCAAGTTCGCCACAGAATACTGCAACACCATAGAGGGCACAGCCAAATACATCGAGACGGCAGAGCT GTGTGGTGGAGCCCGAATTTGTTACATATTCCATGAGACTTTTGGCAGAACATTGGAGTCTGTGGATCCTTTGGGAGGACTCAGCACCATAGACATCCTAACCGCCATAAGGAACGCAACA GGCCCACGTCCGTCCCTGTTTGTGCCCGAGATTTCCTTCGAGCTGTTGGTGAAGAAGCAGGTGAAACGCCTGGAGGAGCCCAGTTTGCGCTGCGTGGAGCTGGTCCACGAGGAGATGCAGAGGATCATCCAGCACTGCAGCAACTACAGCACACAG GAGCTGCAGAGATTTCCCAAGCTGCATGAGGCCATTGTGGAAGTAGTCACTTGCCTCCTGAGGAAGAGACTGCCTATCACCAATGAGATG GTGCATAACTTGGTGGCAATAGAGCTGGCCTACATCAACACCAAACATCCCGACTTTGCAGATGCCTGTGGGGTCATGAATAACAATATAGAG GAGCAAAGGAGAAACAGGATGAGGGAGCTGCCTGCTGCCGTGCCCAGGGATAAG GCTCCAATAACAGGACCCCAGGGTGAGCAGGACGGCACAGGGAACTGGAGGGGGATGCtgaagaaaggagaggaagcCCCCGGCTCCGGACCTGGAAGCCCCCTTAAAGGAGTTGTCAATCTGCTTGATGTG CCCGTGCCGGTTGCCAGGAAACTGTCGTCACGTGAGCAGCGGGACTGTGAGGTCATCGAGCGCCTCATCAAGTCTTACTTCCTCATCGTTCGCAAGAATATCCAGGACAG TGTGCCGAAGGCAGTGATGCACTTCCTGGTCAACCATGTGAAGGACAGCCTCCAGAGCGAGCTTGTCGGCCAGCTGTATAAATCTGGCCTCCTCAACGATCTGCTGACTGAATCAGAGGACATGGCCCAGCGGCGCAAGGAGGCCGCAGACATGCTACAG GCGTTGCAAAAAGCTAGCCAGGTGATCGCTGAGATCAGGGAAACACATATGTGGTGA
- the LOC120553389 gene encoding dynamin-1-like protein isoform X3 has product MQGKMMTVMLGSEKALCLHKGREGDEWGKFLHTKNQIFTDFEEIRQEIENETARISGNNKGISDDPIHLKIFSPHVVNLTLVDLPGITKVPVGDQPNDIEVQIKDLILKHISNPNCIILAVTAANTDMATSEALKVAREVDPDGRRTLAVVTKLDLMDAGTDAMDVLMGRVIPVKLGLIGVVNRSQLDINNKKSVADAIRDEHAFLQKKYPSLANRNGTKYLARTLNRLLMHHIRDCLPELKTRINVLAAQYQSLLSSYGEPVEDQSATLLQLITKFATEYCNTIEGTAKYIETAELCGGARICYIFHETFGRTLESVDPLGGLSTIDILTAIRNATGPRPSLFVPEISFELLVKKQVKRLEEPSLRCVELVHEEMQRIIQHCSNYSTQELQRFPKLHEAIVEVVTCLLRKRLPITNEMVHNLVAIELAYINTKHPDFADACGVMNNNIEEQRRNRMRELPAAVPRDKSVGKGPAGPTVVSGEPGADMDGAKAPITGPQGEQDGTGNWRGMLKKGEEAPGSGPGSPLKGVVNLLDVPVPVARKLSSREQRDCEVIERLIKSYFLIVRKNIQDSVPKAVMHFLVNHVKDSLQSELVGQLYKSGLLNDLLTESEDMAQRRKEAADMLQALQKASQVIAEIRETHMW; this is encoded by the exons ATGCAAGGAAAAATGATGACAGTG ATGCTAGGGAGTGAAAAAGCACTGTGCCTTCACAAAG GCAGAGAAGGTGACGAGTGGGGCAAgtttctgcacacaaaaaatCAG ATCTTCACAGATTTTGAAGAAATCAGGCaagaaattgaaaatgaaacagCACGAATATCAGGCAATAATAAG GGGATCAGCGATGATCCCATTCATCTGAAGATATTTTCTCCTCACGTTGTCAACCTCACTCTGGTGGATCTGCCGGGAATTACTAAG GTGCCCGTGGGTGATCAGCCTAATGACATCGAGGTTCAGATAAAGGATCTAATCCTGAAGCACATCTCCAACCCCAACTGCATCATCCTGGCTGTCACTGCGGCTAACACAGACATGGCCACCTCAGAGGCCCTCAAGGTGGCCCGGGAGGTCGACCCTGAcg GCAGGAGGACACTGGCTGTGGTGACTAAGCTGGACCTGATGGACGCCGGCACTGATGCTATGGACGTACTGATGGGCAGAGTCATTCCTGTCAAACTGGGCCTCATTGGAGTAGTCAACAG GAGCCAGCTGGACATCAACAATAAAAAGTCTGTGGCCGATGCCATTCGTGACGAACATGCTTTCCTGCAGAAGAAGTATCCCTCTCTCGCCAACAGAAACGGAACCAAATACCTGGCCCGAACCCTTAACAG GTTACTGATGCATCACATCCGAGACTGCCTCCCTGAGCTGAAGACACGGATCAACGTCCTGGCAGCCCAGTATCAGTCCCTGCTCAGCAGCTACGGCGAACCTGTGGAAGACCAAAGTGCCACCTTGCTCCAGCTCATCACCAAGTTCGCCACAGAATACTGCAACACCATAGAGGGCACAGCCAAATACATCGAGACGGCAGAGCT GTGTGGTGGAGCCCGAATTTGTTACATATTCCATGAGACTTTTGGCAGAACATTGGAGTCTGTGGATCCTTTGGGAGGACTCAGCACCATAGACATCCTAACCGCCATAAGGAACGCAACA GGCCCACGTCCGTCCCTGTTTGTGCCCGAGATTTCCTTCGAGCTGTTGGTGAAGAAGCAGGTGAAACGCCTGGAGGAGCCCAGTTTGCGCTGCGTGGAGCTGGTCCACGAGGAGATGCAGAGGATCATCCAGCACTGCAGCAACTACAGCACACAG GAGCTGCAGAGATTTCCCAAGCTGCATGAGGCCATTGTGGAAGTAGTCACTTGCCTCCTGAGGAAGAGACTGCCTATCACCAATGAGATG GTGCATAACTTGGTGGCAATAGAGCTGGCCTACATCAACACCAAACATCCCGACTTTGCAGATGCCTGTGGGGTCATGAATAACAATATAGAG GAGCAAAGGAGAAACAGGATGAGGGAGCTGCCTGCTGCCGTGCCCAGGGATAAG TCTGTTGGCAAAGGCCCGGCTGGCCCAACTGTGGTTTCTGGCGAGCCTGGAGCAGACATGGATGGTGCCAAG GCTCCAATAACAGGACCCCAGGGTGAGCAGGACGGCACAGGGAACTGGAGGGGGATGCtgaagaaaggagaggaagcCCCCGGCTCCGGACCTGGAAGCCCCCTTAAAGGAGTTGTCAATCTGCTTGATGTG CCCGTGCCGGTTGCCAGGAAACTGTCGTCACGTGAGCAGCGGGACTGTGAGGTCATCGAGCGCCTCATCAAGTCTTACTTCCTCATCGTTCGCAAGAATATCCAGGACAG TGTGCCGAAGGCAGTGATGCACTTCCTGGTCAACCATGTGAAGGACAGCCTCCAGAGCGAGCTTGTCGGCCAGCTGTATAAATCTGGCCTCCTCAACGATCTGCTGACTGAATCAGAGGACATGGCCCAGCGGCGCAAGGAGGCCGCAGACATGCTACAG GCGTTGCAAAAAGCTAGCCAGGTGATCGCTGAGATCAGGGAAACACATATGTGGTGA
- the stmp1 gene encoding short transmembrane mitochondrial protein 1, with protein sequence MLQFLAGFTLGNVVGMYLAQNYEVPNIAKKIEAFKKDVEAKKKPPE encoded by the exons ATGCTACAGTTCCTG GCCGGCTTTACCTTGGGAAATGTTGTGGGGATGTATCTGGCTCAAAACTATGag GTTCCCAACATAGCCAAGAAAATCGAAGCCTTTAAGAAAGACGTGGAGGCCAAAAAGAAGCCCCCAGAGTGA
- the LOC120553391 gene encoding small lysine-rich protein 1, which yields MPTKSRKSRSHSSRPAKKTGSPKTPKKRSSSAKSTKTEVDILSPAAMENVYYISHNAVDCLEFRGFGWPNSNKKKKKKGTKRKKKK from the exons ATG CCCACCAAATCCAGGAAATCAAGGTCCCACAGTTCTAGGCCCGCCAAGAAGACTGGGAGTCCAAAAACACCCAAAAAGAGGTCCTCTAGTGCCAAATCCACCAAGACAGAGGTGGACATCCTCAGCCCAGCAGCCATGGAGAATGTCTACTACATTTCTCACAATGCAGTGGATTGTCTGGAGTTCAGAGGCTTTGGGTGGccaaattcaaataaaaagaagaaaaagaagggaaCAAAACGGAAGAAGAAAAagtaa